The genomic window CCCGGCGCAGGGCCACCGTCACTATCTGGGCCCCGGATGCCTCCACGGCCTGTTTCATCTGATCCGGCGAACGGAACTTCCCCGTCCCCAGAAGCAGACGCGAGTCAAACTTCCTGCCAGCGATCACCAGTGAATCGTTTCCAGCAACCATTGCCCCACCATCCAAAATACACCTGTTTTTCAATATAACATAAAGCGCGGACGCCTCCTGTCTTGTGTTGCTTTTAGGGCCGGACAGGGCATACTATATCCACAAAAATCGGCAATCCGGCGGCAATATCAAGGCATGAGCGAAATATCAAGTTTCGGGCAGTACCTGGTGGACAAGGGGCTTATCACCCCCGAACAGCACCAGATCGCCGTCCGCATGCAGAATAAGAACAGGTTGATGGCGGAAATCGCCGTGGAACTCCATTTCCTCCGCCAGGAGGACGTGTATGAGATAAGCGATTACATGGAGAAAAACCCCGGCGTCAAATTCGGCGAGGCGGCGGTCTCCCTCCGGTTCATCAACGTCAACCAGCTAAGGTACCTTCTGGACGTGCGGACCCGTCGCAAGGTGATGCTCGGCGACATCCTGGTGCAGCAGGATTTTATCACCGAGGAAGCGCTGCTGCGGGAGGTGATGGGGTTCAACCTCAAAAGGCGGATGCTCAAAAAGATACTTCTGGTGGAGCCGAGCCCGACTGTCACCAAGATCCTCGATCACATGCTAAAAAAGTTCGGGTACGAAGTGGCCAAGGCGAAAAACGGAGAAGAGGCCATGAGCCTTGCCAGGACCTTCGGGCCGGACATCATGATCACCACCGGGATATTGAGCGACATGGACGGCTATTCCCTGTGCTCCAGGCTTCTTTCCGAGGTGGCCACCGCCGGAATGCACATGATCATGCTCTCGTCCGACGACACCATGACCTCCATAGACAAGGCCTTCGATTCGGGCGTGAACCATTTCGTGAAAAAGCCGGTGAACGAGACGGAGCTTTTCAACGTCATATACCAGATCGAAAGGGAAGAGGCGAACAAGCGGTCGGAAAAGATCCTTGTGGTGGACGACAGCGCCGGAGCGCGCCGCCTGATAGTCAAGGAGCTTGTAAGCGCGGGCTTTAACGTGTTCCAGGCGGAGAACGGCATAGAGGCCATCGAAAAGGCTAGGCGCTTGAAGCCGGACATAATCACGATGGACATCGAGATGCCGCAGATGGACGGGCTGGCCGCCTGCAAGGCGTTAAAGGAGAGCCCGGAGACCGAGGACATCCCGGTGATACTGGTGTCGTCCCTGTCGTCGCCAATGATGATAGAAAAGGGATTCGACGCGGGCGCGGTGGAGTTTTTCACCAAGCCGTTCCCTTCGGGAAGCCTGTCCAGCTATGTGCGGATGCTGTTTGAGACCAGGAAGATACCCCTTGGCGAGCACGTGCTTGTGGTGGACGACAGCGCGGTCATCCGCCACATTCTCAAGTACATATTCAGGAAGAACGGCTACAAGGTGACCGCCGCGGAGAACGGCGCGCAGGCCATGGACCAGGTGAGAAAGACCCAGGTTGACCTTGTGGTGACCGACGCCCAGATGCCGGTGAAGGATGGATTGGAGCTGACCCGGGAGATAAAAGACGACCCGTCGCTAAAGCACATTCCGGTGATCATCGTCACAGCGTCGTCGTCCAGGGAGAGCATCGTAAGCGGCCTTGCGTCCGGCGCCAACGACTACATAATAAAGCCGTTCGACGAGGCGGAGCTGATCGCCCGCGCGGGGGTGCATATCCTCAACAAAAGGCTGTATGACGAGGTGGTGCGGGAGAAAGAAAACCTGCGCAGGACCAACGATCTGAAAAACAAATTCCTTGGAATGGCGGCCCACGACCTTCGGAGCCCCTTGGGGTCCATTTACGGCTTCGCCCAGTTCCTTCGGAACGATTTTGACAGCGTGGACCGCGACCAGGTGATGAACATCCTGGACATAGTCAGCGAGGCGTCCGACCAGATGCTCCACCTGATAGACGACCTTTTGGACATCTCAGCCATTGAAAGCGGCAGGATAGATCTGGACATCAGGACGCACGATCTTGGCAAGGTTGTGGCCGGCAAGGTTACGCTTTTCAAGAAAATAGCCGAACGCAAGGGGGTCGCCATGCGCTACGACGCGCCCCACGGCTCCGCCGCCGCCAGGTTCGA from Nitrospinota bacterium includes these protein-coding regions:
- a CDS encoding response regulator, encoding MSEISSFGQYLVDKGLITPEQHQIAVRMQNKNRLMAEIAVELHFLRQEDVYEISDYMEKNPGVKFGEAAVSLRFINVNQLRYLLDVRTRRKVMLGDILVQQDFITEEALLREVMGFNLKRRMLKKILLVEPSPTVTKILDHMLKKFGYEVAKAKNGEEAMSLARTFGPDIMITTGILSDMDGYSLCSRLLSEVATAGMHMIMLSSDDTMTSIDKAFDSGVNHFVKKPVNETELFNVIYQIEREEANKRSEKILVVDDSAGARRLIVKELVSAGFNVFQAENGIEAIEKARRLKPDIITMDIEMPQMDGLAACKALKESPETEDIPVILVSSLSSPMMIEKGFDAGAVEFFTKPFPSGSLSSYVRMLFETRKIPLGEHVLVVDDSAVIRHILKYIFRKNGYKVTAAENGAQAMDQVRKTQVDLVVTDAQMPVKDGLELTREIKDDPSLKHIPVIIVTASSSRESIVSGLASGANDYIIKPFDEAELIARAGVHILNKRLYDEVVREKENLRRTNDLKNKFLGMAAHDLRSPLGSIYGFAQFLRNDFDSVDRDQVMNILDIVSEASDQMLHLIDDLLDISAIESGRIDLDIRTHDLGKVVAGKVTLFKKIAERKGVAMRYDAPHGSAAARFDEGKINQVVDNLLSNAIKFTNKGGEVAVTVIDGVDGVKFSVKDNGVGIPKEEQNALFKSFAKLSVKPTGGEKSTGLGLAIVSKIIKAHDGIIGVESEPGKGSEFFFILQK